In one Bacillota bacterium genomic region, the following are encoded:
- a CDS encoding L-fucose isomerase has translation MANPESIKLNPPQNRLRGTLPKVGIRPTIDGRRKGVRESLEEQTMNMAKAAAKLITENLRHPNGMPVECVIADACVGGVAEAAMAAEKFEREGVGVSLTVTPCWCYGSETMDMNPYTPKAVWGFNGTERPGAVYLAAVLAAHNQKGLPAFSIYGRDVQDKNDTSIPKDVQEKILKFVKAGLAVAEMRGKSYLSIGSVSMGIAGSIVDADFFQNYLGMRNEYVDMSEFIRRVDEEIYDKEEFRKALKWVKENCKEGPDNNPPEIQRSREQKDKDWEISIKMAIIARDLMIGNTKLAEIGYGEEALGHNAIAAGFQGQRQWTDHFPNGDFMEAILNSSFDWNGIRQPFILATENDSLNGVAMLFGHLLTNTAQVFADVRTYWSPEAIERVTGIKPSGLAENGLIHLINSGAAALDGSGEQTKDGKPVMKPFWEITPEEAAKCLDATLWRPASVGYFRGGGFSSDFLTRGGMPITMSRVNIIKGLGPVLQIAEGYSVGLPEKMHEILDNRTDPTWPTTWFTPILTGKGAFKDVYSVMANWGANHGAFSYGHIGAELITLASMLRIPVCMHNVSEDKIFRPSAWSAFGTNDLEGADYRACINFGPLYGKK, from the coding sequence ATGGCGAATCCGGAAAGCATTAAACTAAATCCACCCCAGAACAGATTAAGGGGTACACTTCCAAAGGTAGGCATACGTCCTACTATTGATGGGAGGCGCAAAGGTGTAAGAGAATCTTTGGAAGAACAAACAATGAATATGGCAAAAGCTGCAGCAAAGTTAATTACTGAGAATTTAAGGCATCCAAACGGTATGCCGGTAGAGTGCGTTATTGCTGATGCTTGTGTAGGGGGAGTAGCTGAAGCAGCAATGGCTGCAGAGAAATTTGAAAGAGAAGGAGTAGGGGTATCATTGACCGTTACGCCCTGCTGGTGTTATGGTTCGGAAACCATGGATATGAATCCCTATACTCCGAAAGCCGTATGGGGGTTCAATGGTACGGAGCGACCGGGTGCGGTATATCTCGCCGCAGTGTTGGCTGCCCATAACCAGAAAGGACTGCCTGCATTCAGTATTTATGGCAGGGATGTACAGGACAAGAATGATACAAGTATTCCTAAAGATGTGCAAGAGAAGATACTTAAGTTTGTTAAAGCAGGGCTTGCAGTTGCTGAAATGCGCGGCAAATCTTATCTTTCCATTGGATCGGTTTCCATGGGAATTGCAGGTTCTATAGTAGATGCAGACTTTTTCCAGAACTATCTTGGAATGAGAAATGAATACGTTGACATGAGCGAGTTTATTAGAAGAGTAGATGAAGAAATATACGATAAAGAGGAATTCCGGAAGGCATTAAAGTGGGTTAAGGAAAATTGCAAAGAGGGTCCTGATAATAACCCTCCTGAAATTCAACGTTCCAGGGAACAGAAAGACAAAGATTGGGAAATAAGCATAAAAATGGCAATAATTGCTAGAGACCTTATGATAGGAAATACAAAGCTTGCTGAAATAGGTTATGGTGAAGAAGCCCTTGGCCATAATGCAATTGCAGCGGGGTTCCAGGGTCAAAGGCAATGGACTGATCATTTTCCCAATGGGGACTTTATGGAAGCTATACTTAATTCTTCCTTTGATTGGAATGGTATAAGACAGCCCTTTATACTTGCTACTGAAAATGATAGCTTAAATGGTGTAGCTATGTTGTTTGGGCACCTTCTTACCAATACTGCCCAAGTATTTGCCGATGTGAGGACTTATTGGAGTCCTGAAGCTATTGAAAGGGTTACAGGGATTAAGCCTTCAGGATTAGCAGAAAATGGCTTAATCCACCTAATAAATTCCGGTGCAGCTGCATTGGACGGAAGCGGAGAGCAAACTAAAGACGGCAAACCTGTCATGAAACCTTTCTGGGAGATAACCCCTGAAGAAGCCGCAAAATGCCTGGACGCTACATTATGGAGACCTGCAAGTGTCGGGTATTTCAGGGGAGGAGGATTTTCATCGGACTTCCTTACAAGAGGAGGAATGCCCATAACAATGTCAAGAGTAAATATAATAAAAGGCCTGGGCCCTGTACTCCAGATAGCTGAGGGTTATTCTGTCGGATTGCCCGAGAAAATGCACGAAATACTTGATAACCGCACAGACCCGACCTGGCCTACAACCTGGTTTACACCAATACTTACAGGGAAAGGTGCCTTTAAAGATGTTTATTCGGTAATGGCCAACTGGGGAGCAAACCATGGCGCATTCAGCTATGGACACATCGGTGCCGAACTTATAACCCTGGCATCCATGTTAAGGATTCCCGTATGTATGCATAATGTTTCAGAGGATAAGATTTTCAGGCCCAGTGCATGGTCCGCCTTTGGAACTAATGACCTTGAGGGCGCAGATTACAGGGCATGCATTAACTTTGGTCCCCTGTACGGTAAAAAATAA